In the genome of Methanofastidiosum sp., one region contains:
- a CDS encoding Lrp/AsnC family transcriptional regulator gives MENDKLDEIDIKILNALQDNSEISFESLGKELGVSKSTIHYRVMNLKEKGIIKKFSAIVDPEKVGMGILAVSLIRAHYNPGYVEYIGDKLKNIHGVWGVYFLIGEHDFVVLIRAKDKEDLNRIVETFISMKEIERSNTHVIIKKIKEDIRVDI, from the coding sequence ATGGAAAACGATAAATTAGATGAAATTGATATAAAAATATTGAACGCTTTACAAGATAATTCAGAAATTAGCTTTGAATCCTTAGGTAAAGAACTAGGCGTTTCAAAATCAACAATCCATTACAGAGTCATGAATTTAAAAGAAAAAGGCATCATAAAAAAATTTTCAGCTATAGTAGACCCTGAAAAAGTGGGCATGGGTATTCTTGCCGTATCTTTGATAAGAGCCCACTATAATCCAGGCTATGTTGAATATATCGGAGATAAACTCAAGAATATTCATGGTGTTTGGGGAGTATACTTCTTAATAGGCGAACATGATTTTGTTGTTTTAATAAGGGCAAAAGATAAAGAAGACCTTAATAGAATTGTTGAAACATTTATCTCGATGAAAGAGATTGAAAGATCAAACACTCACGTCATTATAAAAAAGATAAAAGAAGATATCCGAGTTGATATTTAA